Proteins from a genomic interval of Leifsonia shinshuensis:
- a CDS encoding DUF917 family protein, which yields MRTLGLERLDALSRGFSLLGSGGGGGATLLQLMAERAPIWPLPLYAVDDLDPTTPCVTVAFAGSTYLLSERIPPATAFDPLLAAAERWTGVRAAAVCALEGGGMNGLAPLLLADRLDVVDADCMGRALPRLDQVSLLVDGLSGIVTVCDTGRGVAVVETTRAADVESQVRAAVVQAGGTGTVLMAGFTVGDLRDHGIVGTSLRALRLGERMAAAADADAAALAEALGGRLLGSGRVSLVEPSPEDPFVSAAQVEGDDGSLLRLVARSELLAVVRDGATVAAAPEIIVALDTRSRDILQVDGVTIARHVTVLALPAPAWWTARADRLARVTPAAFGLAGLEAA from the coding sequence ATGAGAACCCTCGGCCTGGAGCGTCTCGACGCACTGAGCCGGGGATTCTCGCTGCTCGGATCGGGCGGCGGCGGTGGCGCCACCCTGCTCCAGCTGATGGCGGAGCGTGCGCCGATCTGGCCCCTCCCCCTGTACGCGGTGGACGACCTCGACCCGACGACCCCGTGCGTGACCGTCGCCTTCGCCGGCTCCACGTATCTGCTCAGCGAGCGCATCCCGCCGGCCACCGCCTTCGACCCGCTCCTGGCCGCCGCGGAGCGCTGGACGGGAGTGCGGGCCGCCGCGGTGTGCGCGCTGGAGGGCGGCGGGATGAACGGGCTGGCGCCGCTGCTGCTGGCCGACCGTCTCGACGTCGTGGACGCGGACTGCATGGGTCGCGCCCTGCCGCGCCTCGATCAGGTGTCCCTCCTGGTCGACGGGCTCTCCGGCATCGTCACCGTGTGCGACACCGGGAGGGGCGTCGCCGTCGTGGAGACCACGCGCGCCGCCGACGTCGAATCGCAGGTGCGGGCGGCGGTCGTGCAAGCGGGCGGCACCGGCACCGTCCTGATGGCCGGCTTCACCGTCGGCGACCTGCGCGATCACGGCATCGTGGGCACCTCTCTGCGGGCGCTGCGGCTCGGTGAGCGGATGGCGGCTGCCGCCGACGCGGACGCCGCCGCCCTGGCCGAGGCTCTGGGCGGCCGGCTGCTGGGCTCCGGCCGGGTGTCGCTGGTCGAGCCCTCGCCCGAGGATCCTTTCGTCAGCGCCGCCCAGGTCGAGGGCGACGACGGCTCGCTGTTGCGGCTGGTGGCCCGGTCGGAGCTGCTGGCGGTGGTGCGGGACGGAGCGACGGTCGCCGCCGCGCCGGAGATCATCGTCGCGCTGGACACCCGCTCGCGCGACATCCTGCAGGTGGACGGGGTGACCATCGCCCGCCACGTGACGGTGCTCGCCCTCCCTGCGCCCGCGTGGTGGACCGCCCGCGCCGACCGGCTGGCCCGGGTCACACCCGCTGCCTTCGGCCTCGCCGGGCTGGAGGCGGCATGA
- a CDS encoding PucR family transcriptional regulator encodes MSDSLDLAALLAHPAGGGVRILAGADPATPWRDLVVGATESDLPPQGADLLALLTSPPPATPWQQDALVRRVRDRGYRALAAPGAEAFGSGTRTLAERFGLALLDVDEPMALARAAWELVEGRDALTLGYVRRVAQSIEYHADNLADLLRHLSTSVGHGVALIDSEGVLLQAGGELPAAVHAAIDFAPWLDLVSVADDAAASVRVDSPSRAGLRLAVFGTGLSTLQLSALGVAAEVAMPVVAARILIDEVADVNDAAVASGLLREFLERGDDRDPELDQRMLERGWRSSGYHLGFRLVGRSRVDTLQLLRFVTSELTALPADSHAATSGRGITGWLSFAAPPAPSRVEDSVRALHVLHTAARRVFNVATGVGTLETGSSGLVATLEGAADAARLAADRSATGYFLRIDALGLEQLLLSWTGSDTFVPAAESLLAPLLARGPELLETLASYLDHESGIAATADALGLHRNTVSTRIIRAQELLGLDLGDPETRLAVQLACRTVRR; translated from the coding sequence ATGAGCGACAGCCTCGACCTCGCCGCACTGCTCGCGCACCCCGCAGGCGGCGGCGTCCGCATCCTGGCCGGGGCCGATCCCGCCACGCCCTGGCGCGACCTCGTCGTCGGCGCGACCGAGTCGGACCTCCCGCCGCAGGGCGCGGATCTCCTCGCTCTGCTCACGTCGCCGCCCCCGGCCACGCCGTGGCAGCAGGACGCGCTCGTGCGCCGGGTGCGCGATCGCGGCTACCGCGCCCTGGCCGCGCCGGGAGCGGAGGCGTTCGGCTCGGGCACGCGCACCCTGGCGGAGCGGTTCGGCCTCGCCCTGCTCGACGTCGACGAGCCGATGGCGCTCGCGCGGGCCGCGTGGGAGCTGGTCGAGGGCCGGGACGCTCTCACGCTCGGGTATGTGCGCCGGGTCGCGCAGTCGATCGAGTACCACGCGGACAACCTCGCCGACCTGCTCCGCCACCTCTCGACGAGCGTCGGGCACGGTGTCGCCCTGATCGACAGCGAGGGCGTCCTCCTCCAGGCGGGCGGCGAACTCCCCGCCGCGGTGCACGCCGCCATCGACTTCGCACCCTGGCTGGACCTGGTGTCCGTCGCCGACGACGCAGCGGCCTCCGTCCGGGTGGACAGCCCGAGCCGGGCGGGGCTCCGGCTCGCGGTGTTCGGAACCGGGCTCAGCACCCTGCAGCTGAGCGCGCTCGGCGTTGCGGCCGAGGTGGCGATGCCGGTCGTCGCCGCGCGCATCCTGATCGACGAGGTCGCCGACGTCAACGACGCCGCCGTCGCCTCCGGGCTGCTGCGCGAGTTCCTCGAGCGCGGCGACGACCGCGATCCGGAGCTCGACCAGAGGATGCTGGAGCGCGGCTGGCGCTCCAGCGGCTACCACCTGGGCTTCCGGCTGGTCGGACGCAGCCGGGTCGACACCCTCCAGCTGCTGCGGTTCGTCACCAGCGAGCTGACGGCGCTGCCCGCCGACTCGCACGCCGCCACGAGCGGACGCGGCATCACCGGCTGGCTGAGCTTCGCCGCGCCGCCCGCGCCGAGCCGGGTGGAGGACAGCGTGCGCGCCCTGCACGTGCTGCACACCGCTGCCCGCCGGGTGTTCAACGTGGCCACCGGCGTCGGAACCTTGGAGACCGGCTCTTCCGGCCTGGTCGCGACCCTGGAGGGCGCCGCCGACGCGGCCCGGCTCGCGGCCGATCGGTCGGCCACGGGATACTTCCTGCGCATCGACGCGCTCGGTCTGGAGCAACTGCTGCTGTCCTGGACGGGGAGCGACACCTTCGTCCCGGCGGCCGAGTCCCTTCTCGCGCCCCTGCTCGCCCGCGGCCCGGAACTGCTGGAGACACTGGCGTCCTACCTCGACCACGAGTCCGGGATCGCGGCGACGGCCGACGCGCTCGGCCTGCACCGGAACACCGTCTCCACCCGGATCATCCGAGCCCAGGAGCTGCTGGGACTCGACCTCGGCGATCCGGAGACGCGGCTCGCGGTGCAGCTCGCC